The genomic DNA gacaCTGCACGCAAACCGAAGGCAAAAGACAgcgcaaaagaaaatacacaaaagaaaatgtaaaggATGAGTGGGagagcaaacagaagcaacagaatGTGGCGATTGTACTCGGTCGCAGGTCGTATTGAACTTGTGCCAAATTCTCATCTCATACCACAAAAGCTGAgtgaaatggaaagaaaaagaaacacaggGAACAGATGAACTATAGGTTGGCCCTGTCCAAAATTATTTAGCCGGATGTTCattataaatatgaatgaCACATAATTATAGAATGCATGAAAAGTCTGTTCAATTGCAAGATAATCTTTAATCTCTTCCCCCCTCAGCCTGGTCCGATTCCTGGCATGCGTCCTCCAATGGGCGCCGGAGCgttgcaacagccacagcagcgaggcagcagcatgggCTTTCTAATGCCACTCTACACCATCGGAATTGTCGTGTTCTTTGGCTACACGATAATGAAGGTAAGCACTAATACATTCTGCCCAAAAAGTGACATTCCTCATCGTAATTCCTGCGCAGATTGCATTCAAGAAGCAAGTGCCCAATGCACCATACGGACCAGCACCATCGGATCCCGGCTTCCGGCAGCAAGTCTTCGGGCAGCAGGCGCACAGTCAAGTGGAGGATTTGGGCGGCACCAAATTGGGTGAGTGCTCGGCTAGTTGCAGTCACATTTATGACTTACTTTTCTTGTAGTTGTTACACacaacgcagcagcaacaccatccACCGACATCCACCAcaatatacacaaaaacacaacttAACCCACGAGTCGATCCTAACCGAACCATCAATTATTTTTGAACTTTTTCTGCTTCCACCGTCCCGCCCATGCACACACATCTGAACTGCCTCTGCCCCGCCTGCATATGCGATAAAAGGCTGGCGAGAACACCAGACAAGTAAGCCAGATATGGAAGATGCAATGAATTTTGTTCGTATCGTATCTTGAGTTCGGTTCTAGACCACTGACGATGGCGAAGGAAAGCTTCGCCCACTCTTGAGTTTTGAAATATGTCCTCCTCATTTGGTTTTAGTATCTTTTTGCGGataaatgtatatgtttatactcgtgttttgtttattgtgtaTCCTAGATGTATCCTAGCTGTATCCTAGCTGTATCCTAGATGTTGTATCTAAGTGTTTACTAACTCATAAACCAATCACGAAATCACAGATTGAGTCACGGCCACCCCCCTCACACATGAatccatatatttatgtacatttagtTTGCTCTGATTTCCCCTACACCCCACCCTGTACATAGATTAGcttgtttgtttccttttggcctcaatctcaatctcaaaGCAAAACTCGTACGCAAATTTTATAGGAAGTGCAGCTGTtaaggcgcaggcgcaggcgctcGAGGCCCCCATGAATGGAAGACAGCGGAGCCACGACGAGGAGCTCTACAATGTCAGCGTGTCGGCCACCGAGGTGGCCAGCAGTCTGTCCAACTCGCTCAAGCAGCACCAGGAGAagatggagaaggagcagctgaTGGAGATTGAGAAGCTGCGCCAGAAGCTCGAGGACACGGAGCGAGCGATGGCCAAGCTGATTGCCGAAATGAACACCGATCAGTATGAGGCAAAGGTTAGCATCGTCACCAAGCGTTACCAGCGCACcagttacagatacaaaaaaatagcatTTTCTATATCATTTTTACGATCGTAGCGAACTCGTTCAGTTAGCCAGGCACCAATGACGATCCGTCAACATTTCGATATCATTTATTAATACTTATCCTGTTTCTTTGTGTTCTCATTTTTCAAGATGATTGCCATGAAGTTTCTCAAGCGGCAGCCAAATTTCTaagaccaaaaacaaaaccaacattCAATTCACATCTaatcaaacaatcaatcaatcaatcagacCAATATCAGATCAAAGATCCATACCTAAGTACAAGCCAACAAATAGATTacttctttgtttttggtttctagTAGAATagatgaaatgaaatgaatttgaaTATCTCTTTGGAATGGTTTCTCTTGCTCCCCTTCTTCCCTCTCCCCTACCCCTTTCTACTTCATTTTCTTGTACACATTCCCAGCAGCGGCATGTTTACCGTTATCTATCTCCTGTGCATACTatcgttgtctctctctcactctctctgactgtcgctctctgtgtctgtaACTATTGCATGGAGCTGAGAACACTATCTCTGCCGCTCTATCTCTGTTCTTGCTCGTCTGCAGTCGATCGGCATGCGATATAACTTCCCCAAATAAGTACTAACCAActttaatatatataaatgtattaaCTACCTGCACCTCTGTCTAAACTGTTTCAAACTAAATTCTTATGATGGGGACATATTTTACAATTCAAATCGGGCCAATCTCTACTCGAAATTAATGCTAGTATTCTCTAGACTCTAGACTGAAACATCACATTGCCAATATACTCGTTAATCatgccatttatttgtacCATAAGCTATAGGATttacaatataaatattcacaTGTATCTGTCGTTTCTACGTTTTTCATGTTTCTCACTCTCATGTGTATTCCAAACcacaaaatcgaaaaaatgcaatttattgtgtgataatgaaacaaaaccaaaaccatgATTCGAAAACCCGAATTCTGTATAGTTGTAACGGCGATACAAGGTTTGATAGACGCTGCCGATGAGCAATTGAACGTTCGAGACAAGCAGAGGAGTGATACTGATACTGAAACTGATTTGAATAAGGTTAGAAGCCGTCAAAGGGTCCCACACGGCAATCGTTGAACATTACCTTTAGATAATAATGTACTGTTCATTATCTGAATATCTAATTATGTATTCTTTCTGTTTATTAACCAAGAACCTTCGACTAATTGAGTTTTGTTGCGTTTCACCTAACCACAAATTGAAGTAATTTATATCTCGATTAtgatttttaatgttttttgcGGCTGTACAAAATGCTTGAATTCAATACGGAGTTCTTCGCGCTTCTGGCAGCTGTAATTTCTAACCTTTCCCTATACCATCCCGCAGCAAAACGACAgcgaaaaaacgaaagaacaactggagaaggagaacaTTTCCAATGGGCATGTAAACACCATCACAGACCAGGGAGCGgcaggcaaacagcagcagaggaagcgTCGGGACCTAAGCGCTGAGCGAGAACTAACGGTAAAGATATCTATATCTGTATATTCGTAGATTTGTTGAAGTAAATAACCCATTGTTTGGTCAGGTATTGGGCATGGAGGTAACAGCCAGTTGCGAGGGCGGCCGCAAATGGACCGGACGCCCTCCAACGCCTGTTTTCCGAGCACCAAGCGAACATGTAAGTGCCACCTGCCCCGACAACTGATCCAACCAATACCAACCGCTTTCCAATTACTAACATTTTGCCTCACTAACAACACGTTTACTCCTTCAATTGCAGTCCAAATTGGAAGGAAATCTACCCGAGCCGCAGTCCATTTACTTGGAAGGCGCTCTGGCACACGATTCACAGATTTTGGTGACCGACGCCCAGACCAAGCGCGAAGAGGTCTACGATGCTGAGCTCAATGGATCCGCCGAGGAACCAGCCGTACGTAAAAGAGAAGCACCCCCTTCCAAGTTCCTTTCTGACTTACATTTACTCGCGCTTTCAGGTCATTCTTAGCAGCAAGATGACATTATCATTGATTAATTTGGAtgcaaatcaacaaaatggcaatgtGGGCAAACCCGGCATCGAGAGTCCCCTGGCTGATGATATTGAAATAATTGGCCACGACGAGCAATAGAGATGCGGACACTACTCTGATATACAAATCGAATTCGATGGCAAAAGATGAAGACCTAATTTTGATGAAATAATttgcagaggagcagagagtgAAATAATTCGAAAATTTCGTTGAACGACGTTGAGCATTACGACTGATTAACATGAAACAGAATTGCCAATAATTTGATATCtaatttgtatatacatattgtatgtttTGATACTgtattcgttttgttttcgaaaACGCCAACTGCTCTGCCAACTGTATGGCCCCGCCAACCCTCCTGCTCTGTGAAACTGTTCCCCACTTTGGTCAAACCCACTCGAAATCCCATCTGCATGCCATGCCACCAAAATGCAGTCTCCATCAAGTGCGTGAACCCTATCCGCATGCAATTTTATGTGAATAATGTTAGTTGAAACTCGAGGCAAGAACTAGTCTACCACTAAGCTAAGCGcatacaaaattcaaaatcgCATCGTCTATTATTCTGCACTCTACTCTAAAATACTTTTCgcataaaacaaaattgatcTTCTCGTTGCGTGGgaaatataaattacattaatAAACAGCGTTCTATTGCACCTTATGATTAAAGAACAACTAAACTAATATTAGTGCCACAGCGTTTGTGAATCTAGTATAGcgaataaattgaaaaaccGGACTTGAACACGAGAAAGTTTGCCGACTTTTAGTGGTGCTATTGTTTCGGATCTTAAAATTAACGACCAAAGCCTCATTTTTGGCTCCACTTGAAttggtattttattttgaatatgtAACGCATTACcagtaatatttattttcgcgTGTACACACTGCCATGATATCTGCTGTAGATTTTGGTATATTATAAATCCGAGGGTTTGTTGGTATAtattatcgataaatccgcggtcacactgcacactGCCATCAGCTGTTTGTTGTCAAATAAATTTCTGAAATTACGTAAATTTCGACAGGTTAGTATATTTAACAATTAATATGATTGTACTGCCATCGAAATAGGCCTCAATGTCTTGGCAGACATACCCTACAttgaggcaggaggcagcttCCTGTAGTTTAATGGCAGCGGGTAGAAAAGATTTCTCTGCATTTGTTTATGTCTAAAGCTTTTGCGTGTACTTTCAGCCGACAATGTCGATCTTACGCTCCAAATACTACGATCATCCCGATGGGGAGGATGCCTTTGGCAAGATTGTGGCCACTAACAAATACGCACTCGCCgccggcctggcctggtccaCAGTCGATGTGCTGACGCTGGCGAAGCCGAAGGGCTACCTGCCCACACTGGGTCGCTTTGCCTACAACACGGGTCCGCTGATGGGCATGGCAACGGCATTTACGCTCACCACACTGGCAGCCACAAATGCTCGCGGAAAGGATGACAAGTGAGTGGACAAAAAGAGCCTTGGACTGGCTGCCTGGAATAACATTATTTATATTGCAGAATTAACTACTTGCTGGGCGGTTTCGCTGCTGGTGGCGTGTTCGGTGCATGGAAACACAACCATGTGGCCGGTCTCTGTGCTGGACTTTTCCTAGGTTAGTGATCTCCAGCGTCGCTGTGCATTGcttatattaatattttgctgCGTTTTGCAGGCATTGCCGGTGTCATCAAGAAGATGTCCATTGAGCAGGGCTGGGAGTTCTTCCCCGACTCGCCCACCAAGCAGTACGGCGGCGTCAACATTGCCGAAaacgattggagcattatggCCGATCGCCCCAAGGGCTGGACCACGGAGAAGCAGGCCTAGACGTGGAGTCTACGTTCTTGTGTTTAGTTTAATGATTCAATTAGTGAAGGATTAGGCCGAATTCCTGTGCGCCACTGCTGCAGCCGAATAAAAGCCAAGTGAGAAGTGATAATGTCAGTTGAAGCCGCAATCTGCAGTTGTCCATTCCCAATATCAAATGGTgccacaggcaggcaggccacagCACCGTTGGCCACTCAGATATGCAAACGAGtaaaaatgtgccacaaaaactTATCAGCTCTTGGCGTGAATGAATGACGGGCCCAACGACTTGGTGGGACCACAAAAGGAAGCATGGGGAGAAACGAGTCACGCTCCTATGTGGCTACAGcagtttatttctttatttttttgtaaaatcCATGAATGTGCATTTACTCATGCTTTTGGGCTTTTTCACTTTATGTACGCGATGGCTTTCGTCGAGGCGTGCGGCGAGGTGAGTCATGGCCAAATGACAGcagtacatacatttgtatttatgtacatatgtctacGGCTATATGGCATCTTGTGCATACTAATGCtagttttcgttttgggtGTATTCAAACCATCAGAAATTCCCTTCGTGCAGCAAGTTTTAGCCAATCTCCCACCTTAACCTTTGCCTACCTCAGAATTTCTGTTTGAGCTGCTGATTTGGCTCTGCTTGCGgctggtttattttttgtgtttcgcTGTTGATAGCCGTTTTTGAACAAAGAAATCTTTAGCTGGTCTTGGGCAGTTATGAAAGAAGAAAGTTGAACCCTAAGCAGATATTTGGGGAATCTATAATACCCCACATTATATAGGAGTTTCGTATGCAGGGACTACTTATTGATATTCTTTCTGTTTTAGAACTCGCCAAACATTCCTTCCGCCACTCACCTTGATCTTTAGTCCATGTGGCCCACATCCCCGCCCTGCGCTGCCTGCCCTGGTTTGAGAACCAGTCGAGCAGCTTGCCCCCGTAGCAAATTAAAGTGCGCCGAGCGGAGAACTCGCGCTGAATCTGTATCCGAATCTGACGCTGACTAATCTGTGGCAGCtggctccactccacttcactgcATGCTGGCTCTTTCGCTGGCTCCGTGGCTCCCCAACTGCTGTCATTGCCTCTCAGCATGTTTGAGCATAAACTTGGAAGATATTCGCGATCGCTTCGGCCAGTGATTTATGGTAGATGAATGCTGCGGGAATGACATCATCAGTGCCAATTCGTCTTGGGACTTAGGGGGAGATGTATCTGCCGCGGATTACTATTCAACTCGGGAGACgacaaaagttaattaaaaataaaacatggaattgtttttactttttcatACTTTCGCTTCCTGGCAGACAGGGGAGGCtccataaatattgaataagTCTTCAATTCACACTTATTCATTTGTACCCCTCATTACCAGTGGTTGGTAGCCTGCCTCGCGTGCCACCAGGAGCTCAGGAATCAAATATGCTAATTTCCGGCTGGGATTAACACTTACCCCCTGCCTGGCTCCGATGTTCTGCTGTACATTGAAGGGGTATAAAGTAGCCGAAAAGCTTTCAAATTAATGAAACACTTGAGAGCCATCAAATGGGAACTTTATTTGTAATGTCAAAATATTGAATTGAGGAGTTGCCCAGCCACATTCCCTTCCCCACCGCTTCACTTCCATATAAATGTGAAGTGGTCACGCAGCTGTATGCCGTCGAGGATCCGCAGATCTAGAGTCGTGGCAAGAGGCTCGTAATTAATCTTATTACGAGTAATGCGACTGCTCACTCCACTGGCTTGATGCGTTTTTATGGAATTGTGACTGGTCCGCCCGGTCGCCTGTCGTGTAATCCCTTCAATAAAAGCGGCGCAATTCAGGCGACACCACTGTCAATTAATCACCAAGACATTGCCAAGACGGTGATGCAGTTGTGTGCATCGCAGCTGTATTCTGGATCTGCATGAGCCCCCCCACCCGGCACCAGCATTATCTGCGGGCAGACAACGAAGGTTGCACTCGAGGGCCCTGAGCTCCTAAGTCTCGCTCACAATTCTGCAATTAAAGACACAAAAGATGCAGGCTGCACAACGCTTTTTCTTCAAGTGTACATACTAATCGGCATtctgcctttttgttgttgccattcaATTGGTGTCAAACTCCAGCAACTTAAGGAACTCGCACAGTGGAAAGCAAATTTAAACTCAACTTTTCACCAGTAAAGAAAGAGCATTGTAACCACTGTGCCTCGCCGCAGACAGTGATCATGTTTGTGCCTATGTCTACGGAATCAGGGACACAATTCATCATTGGACACAAAAACATTGCGAGAGTCGGAGAAGAGCTTCGGCatcagctacagctacagctgcacAGCAACGTTGCCACAACATTTGTCTGTGTTTGGTTACAATGACATTCAATAAcctccaccacctcctccacctcgGCTCCGCTGGCGATGCTCATCTTCCGGCAAAACAGACAACAGTCGTCTCAGAAAGCGCTCGGCAGCTTCGGTTATTGTGGaagatgcaaatgcaacagccTCCGTTGCGACGAATGGGCTTAAGTGTATGCATATGGGTATCAGATTCACTTAACCCGATCCGCATCGGGGTCATAAGTGCAgagtaaataaaacattttacagcCTCAACGAACGTGCCGCCATGGAAACCCAGCTGAAGACCAAGACGATGACGAACTCCAAACAAATGAAGTGATTGAATGCGTTGCGCagacgcaaaagcaaaagctggaAGAGTGGGGACAGCGAAAATGACAAGAGCACGCGTTGGAGTTCCAGTCCCCCAgtggaaaaagagaaagattgattgaatttttgtttcctttttgagTTCATCAATTCAGACGAtctgaatggaaatggaaatatataCTCGAAATGTTTTTGGAACTCGCTGCTTTTACATGGAGGATCCATCCATCGATCGATccattatgtgtgtgttcttgtaAACGGTCTGATGCGGGGGGGAGTGAGTATAACAATCCATCAAAATGGATTGCTTGGAGCCACtatttcttctctctctaATGATGAGCGTTTAGTTGTACGTAAATCGATTAGTTCTAAGGCCATTCTCTCATATATTAAATTCCGTGCGAGTATAACGCATATTTCATTGTGATTGACAGCTGTGTTTGCACATAGAACTTGCATCATCTTGAATGTGAAACATATTGCCACTGAAAGTGTTTACTTTGTGGCGAATTGTATTTGATTTGGTCATAAAACTACTGCACATAGGGATCAGCAAAGGCATGCAAATACTTCAGTAGGGAGagtgcataaatcaaatgaaaattcgTCACATGCGACAGCTCCCCACAGGGTACttgtcccgttccgttccgttccgtctcTCCCCTTTCGCTGCCTGCCAGACACGCAACATTTGTTGTAAATGAAGTGAAACACATGGAACTTGGggcttggtttggtttggtttgggttggTTCATTCCATTGCCAGTCGGAGCCAGTTGCTGCATCCCGATGGAATGGCAATTATTTCCAATGCCAGGCTGTGGCTGAGTGATGCTGCAGTTCTTGTTCTGCCGCTACTGCTTAGCCAGAGCCAAGATCCTACTCTTTTGTGGGGACGATCCCCCTATCATTCCTCACTGCTCTTGACGGCGTCGTTGGCCTGTTCAAGTGGGATTCTTGAACTGCCATTCTTCCTCCGGCAGCGCACCCAttcctcactctctgtctctctctctctcttctcgtGCTTCCGTTTGGTTCGGCTCTGCAGCATCATAAATCTCCGAGTGGGCGTGGAACGGGCGAGAGGGCAAGCTCCGCTCGTGACGCATATGAACTTTGCTTCCAATATTTCCAATCAATACGAAgtcccgctctctctgtctctcgttctctctttgATAAGACATAAAATTGGAGCCACGCAGAATATCAATTCAAGACAAGACAGAGAACCATTTAAAAGTCATTTCCAAGTCTGCATTCGAGGCTTAAGTGTTCTTAATGGGAGCTTCCAACATCCATCGAACCAttagcatatatgtatgtacatatttacatacatatgtacatatgtacatattccaAAAGTGCATTGGCCACGCAGTCGAAAGAATCTGTACAATTTGGGAAGCTCTCAATTGCTGGCCTGCCTTCCCCTTTTCCAATGGATTCTATTCTCCCTCTTTTCGGTTTGTGTGCAGGCAGACCTCTGGGAAATCTGTGCTGGCGCATTATTAACAATTCCATTAATTTTTCCTCGAATTTCTTGCCGCTGCTCTAATTATGAATATGTTCTTCATGTGGCttctgattctgtttctgcttctgcctctgttgGGCCCCTACTCACTCAATTGATTCAATTACGACTGTTCGAGCAAATCAAAGATTCCGATTCGATTCGGTGGCTGATCCAATCCATAGATATTCTCAATTGGTCCATGGCTGAGGCCACAGAAAAATGTGCACCCGATTTGTATTTCTCTCTTGGGATTGAGGCTAAACTGTGATTTATTGCTCATGCAGTTTGTATGATTAATTGAACGATTAATTAGGCAAAGAACTGTAAAATTTGAGACGTTTTTGCATTGGTTTTTGGAGCGATTATGTTCGCTGTCTTGAGGTGTGGTTACAATTCAGCAAGCAATCCCCAGTTGAATGGCAAACCCTGAACCCAACCTTACATAAAAACCAGTTCATGTTTAATTTCTGATCTTTGATAGTCTGAAACTAAGTAATTTTCTGCTGGAGTAGAAGCTTTCTTTCTGCAATAAAGGAAATGCCACTGAATTGGAATGTTTTTCCTGCGATTGGCAGGCGCTTTTCCATGTCTGtcgtatatgtatatctgtcaGTATCTGGGCATTGCCATCTCGAAATTTGCTCCCCATTCGATTGATTTGTCTTCCGCTTTTGCTCGTTCCCCTGCTACTGCTACCGTCGCTGCCACACCCCCAACCAAGACAATTGGCGTCGCTGTCTATCTGTTCCACATTTACCGCTATCTATtgaatgtctctctctctttttttcggcCTGTTTTGGCATCGTCTGCCCTTTTCTCCCACTTTGCTCCCCAAAGCTTTAATTGCGACTTTTGTAGTTGTCATCGCTTGTGTCCCGTTCGGCAGTGCTCTTAAGTACGAGACCGAGTATCTATTGGATGGCCATCGTTCCGAATCGTTTCGCTTCGCTCAGATACGAAAGTTTCCGTTGTagatggagtggagtgggggaGCGGGGAGGGTGCCAATTTGTGGTTTTCTTCCTCAATTGTAAGACACGAgtatctctctccctttccctcttTCTGTATTGTGTCGCAGTCTCTTTGCCATATCCATTGCTTCCTCTACATAAAGAATTATATTCTCTATTTTAAGCCACTTTTCTATTGTTGTGAGTCGGAACCgctattaaaattaataaaaaaagaaccaTAGATCTGCGTCTGAGGCACGCTCCCCACCTTGTCGATTAGCACTTTGCCGCATGCCTCTGGATTTTACGGCTAACCGAGAAGATTTGTCGCTGACAACTCGGGAACAGCCTGCAGCAAGTCGCAGAAGTAGAAGTAATAATTGCTCACATCACGCACAACTCCCATAAAAACGACTCTTTGGGGGGAGGGTTGGGGATGGAGTGGGCGAACAGACTCCTATTTGGGTCAAAATGATCTACACATTCGTGCAGCAGTACAGCAGTACTTCCCATTAATCAATGCGaggagggtgtgtgtgtgagagtgtcaTTAAATTTCGGAACAAATCAAAACCTTTTTCACTTAATGTAAAGTTTACAAAATATACGgcagtttccatttccatgtttATGGAGTGTCAAGCGATGCAATTTATGGAAACGGAAGCCACCCCCGAGGGATAGAGGGTCACAACATTATCGAAATTGAATTACTTTTACCAATTTGTAATACAAAACGCCCTCGAAGTGCAATTTATAGATATTTACAAGGGTTGTTTCCACTACAAATGGAAACATAGGAACTATGTATAgatatggatggatggatactAGGATATTCGGTTCTTAAACAGCAAAATTGGTCGCACAAATCATATTTCTAGTTGCTCTCCATCTTGGAAAGTGTTTCCCACAGAGTTATCACATTTCTCCCACACTTGCATGTTCTTTCGCttatttggtttattattCTTATAACCtgcacagcataaataaacaaaaaatgttaacaGACTTTGCTTTGCCCAAAAAAACCCCCCTTTCCGCTCCAGATTCTCCCTTTTGTTTGAAGTCTAAGGGAGATTGTGAATGCCTAACcataaaaaaggagaaaatCCCCCTTCTGGAGTGCAAACAAAATAGAATTACGTATTCGGCATAAGGACACACTTACGGGTTATCCTGCGTATGACTTGGCGCACGCGTCCCTTAAACCCAGGATGGCAGCtggcaaaaaaacaaaaagaaatactcGTACCGCGAGACCTCCCGTCTCGTTGGCTGCCTGATTTCATTACTCATTCCATGGACTTGAAAGACCTTCTTTCTGCATTTGGCGGTTCTGTTAAGTCCTCGTTTATCCGATGTTAAgtcccaaaataaaaaaaagtcaaCCCGCCAGTGCTTCTTCCGTGATATTTATTAACTGAGGGACGACTTGGAAACTTTTATGACTCTCCCGGCTGGAGTTATGATTTCGGTTTGTGTCCCCTGGGGCAAACGGGATTCTTATCGAATTAAAAATTCCGTTAttaaaaaaaccacaacaaacaaCTACTTCATAAGCGAAAGTCAGCAAAATGCTGGCCAACTATAAACATTAAC from Drosophila subobscura isolate 14011-0131.10 chromosome E, UCBerk_Dsub_1.0, whole genome shotgun sequence includes the following:
- the LOC117889949 gene encoding resistance to inhibitors of cholinesterase protein 3 isoform X4; this encodes MPPAAVAPSQPATAKKRPSAVKEEGMTPKKTALIIVTVIGCIAILWPKVFHPMMFGSAPLPKQQNLKEQRSGAPGGLRQERPAHLHPESIYQAMRERGRAIPATPTVPIVERKSSPSNPPPRIVDGRPGPIPGMRPPMGAGALQQPQQRGSSMGFLMPLYTIGIVVFFGYTIMKIAFKKQVPNAPYGPAPSDPGFRQQVFGQQAHSQVEDLGGTKLGWREHQTRSAAVKAQAQALEAPMNGRQRSHDEELYNVSVSATEVASSLSNSLKQHQEKMEKEQLMEIEKLRQKLEDTERAMAKLIAEMNTDQYEAKQNDSEKTKEQLEKENISNGHVNTITDQGAAGKQQQRKRRDLSAERELTVLGMEVTASCEGGRKWTGRPPTPVFRAPSEHSKLEGNLPEPQSIYLEGALAHDSQILVTDAQTKREEVYDAELNGSAEEPAVILSSKMTLSLINLDANQQNGNVGKPGIESPLADDIEIIGHDEQ
- the LOC117889949 gene encoding uncharacterized protein LOC117889949 isoform X12, which encodes MPPAAVAPSQPATAKKRPSAVKEEGMTPKKTALIIVTVIGCIAILWPKVFHPMMFGSAPLPKQQNLKEQRSGAPGGLRQERPAHLHPESIYQAMRERGRAIPATPTVPIVERKSSPSNPPPRIVDGRPGPIPGMRPPMGAGALQQPQQRGSSMGFLMPLYTIGIVVFFGYTIMKIAFKKQVPNAPYGPAPSDPGFRQQVFGQQAHSQVEDLGGTKLVVTAIQGLIDAADEQLNVRDKQRSDTDTETDLNKQNDSEKTKEQLEKENISNGHVNTITDQGAAGKQQQRKRRDLSAERELTSKLEGNLPEPQSIYLEGALAHDSQILVTDAQTKREEVYDAELNGSAEEPAVILSSKMTLSLINLDANQQNGNVGKPGIESPLADDIEIIGHDEQ